A window from Festucalex cinctus isolate MCC-2025b chromosome 4, RoL_Fcin_1.0, whole genome shotgun sequence encodes these proteins:
- the ercc5 gene encoding DNA excision repair protein ERCC-5 homolog has protein sequence MGVHGLWRLLESTGKAINPETLEGKILAVDISIWLNQAVKGVRDREGNSVQNAHLLTLFHRICKLLFFRIRPVFVFDGDAPLLKKQTLALRRQRKEELSQESKKTNDKLLKTFLKRQAIKAVLGDDSKSPLPSLSSVKRNEVDDVYILPALPQVDEEQKSSSEEEEQKESDDAVDGIYQGEEVYTDPNSVDINSVEFACLPLEMKHEILKDMKEFSKRRRTLYHKPPELSTDFSQYQLSGLLHRNTLNQRLEGVEKEMNQRSAGSAPQLSEQDQQNHDVESRRLVSEDNSHYILIKGSSKSKNPSSSQPASAPWTGNALAGFIKRAVDKPEPLWRPVSEEEEKKQASCSEDCKASGSKLDSPPSPRTMKAIQAAMSDSSDGETVKQEEGDGSVSPRTLIAIQRALAEEDEEEDGLKHRLQSSSSSATKLQIVISSSEEEMEPDAISDVKERTHLKGITEGINVPDDLFDSSAYMDEIIGRRNKAFHIAATIHKLNDGSDRENVGEEKSELNKDKEIIKANLVDGRTVSFGQRKPDERGDSGRGLMFEKVQHVHPEAAACVSEQQHGQPPRDAPSHLLLPEQINKGSTVLQTNLDVEPEGIHDRESDESFVEVSEEECEEDAEEVHEDEQAESQSDAAAIPDESLKLNEEPDKKTPTDEDEALDEEKQEASCSAPAVNEWEDFNVDELQSLESSLLVEQSNLKEQKQQQERMANTVTGQMYLESQELLRLFGIPFLVAPMEAEAQCAALDRADQTNGTITDDSDVWLFGGRHVYKNFFSQNKYVEHYQYSDLQNQLGLDRTKLINLAYLLGSDYTEGVPGVGFVTGMEILNEFPGPGLEPLTQFRMWWSEAQEKKRLTADPRDTKVKKKLRELKLQPGFPNPSVAQAYLQPAVDESDSSFSWGRPQLDMIKEYPYALG, from the exons ATGGGAGTGCACGGGCTTTGGAGGCTGCTGGAGAGCACAGGAAAAGCAATTAATCCAGAGACCCTGGAGGGTAAAATTCTTGCTGTTG ATATTAGTATATGGCTGAATCAGGCCGTGAAGGGGGTCCGAGATCGTGAAGGCAACAGTGTCCAGAACGCCCACCTTCTCACTCTCTTCCACCGCATCTGCAAGCTGCTCTTTTTCCGCATCAGGCCAGTGTTTGTATTTGATGGCGATGCTCCACTGCTGAAGAAACAAACACTG gCCTTGAGGAGACAGAGGAAGGAAGAGTTGAGCCAAGAGTCCAAAAAGACAAATGacaaactactcaagacattcCTGAAGAGGCAAGCAATTAAAGCTGTGCTGGGAGATGACAG tAAGAGTCCTCTACCCAGCCTATCCAGTGTGAAGAGAAATGAGGTGGATGACGTGTACATTCTACCAGCCCTGCCACAGGTAGATGAGGAGCAGAAAAGCAG TTCAGAGGAGGAGGAACAGAAAGAGTCTGATGATGCGGTTGATGGTATttaccag GGGGAGGAAGTTTATACGGACCCCAACTCTGTGGACATCAACTCAGTAGAGTTTGCCTGCCTGCCACTCGAAATGAAGCATGAAATCCTCAAAGACATGAAGGAGTTTTCCAAAAGGCGCCGGACCCTGTACCACAAACCCCCTGAG CTCTCCACAGACTTTTCCCAGTACCAGTTGTCCGGCTTGCTGCACAGGAACACGCTGAATCAACGTCTGGAGGGAGTGGAAAAAGAGATGAACCAGCGCAGCGCCGGCAGCGCACCGCAGCTCTCCGAACAGGACCAGCAGAATCATGACGTTGAGTCACGTCGGCTTGTTTCAGAAGACAACTCTCACTACATCCTCATTAAAG GCTCATCGAAAAGTAAAAACCCCTCATCGAGCCAACCAGCCTCTGCACCCTGGACTGGGAACGCCCTCGCAGGCTTTATAAAAAGAGCAGTGGACAAACCGGAGCCCTTGTGGCGTCCGGTCTCcgaggaagaagagaaaaagCAAGCTTCCTGTTCAGAAGACTGCAAAGCGTCCGGATCTAAACTGGATTCGCCGCCTTCGCCGCGTACAATGAAGGCTATCCAGGCCGCCATGAGTGACAGCTCGGACGGGGAGACGGTGAAGCAGGAAGAGGGCGATGGCAGCGTGTCTCCACGTACTCTGATCGCCATCCAACGAGCGCTGGctgaggaggatgaggaagaggatggACTGAAGCATCGGCTTCAAAGCAGCAGCAGCTCTGCCACTAAGTTGCAAATAGTCATCAGTAGTTCAGAGGAGGAGATGGAACCTGACGCTATCAGTGATGTCAAAGAAAGAACACATTTGAAGGGTATCACTGAAGGAATAAATGTACCTGATGATTTGTTCGATAGTTCAGCTTACATGGATGAAATCATTGGGCGGAGAAATAAAGCATTTCACATTGCAGCAACTATTCATAAATTGAATGACGGATCAGACAGGGAAAATGTGGGTGAGGAGAAGAGTGAGCTGAACAAGGACAAGGAAATCATCAAAGCTAATCTAGTTGACGGTAGGACAGTAAGTTTTGGTCAGAGGAAGCCTGATGAGAGAGGTGACTCGGGGCGGGGATTGATGTTTGAGAAGGTACAACACGTCCATCCTGAGGCAGCTGCTTGTGTGTCTGAGCAGCAACATGGACAACCTCCCAGGGATGCTCCAAGTCACCTTCTGCTGCCTGAACAGATAAATAAAGGATCCACTGTTCTCCAGACCAACCTGGATGTTGAGCCAGAAGGCATTCATGACAGGGAATCAGACG AGAGCTTTGTCGAAGTATCAGAAGAAGAATGTGAAGAGGATGCAGAGGAGGTCCATGAAGACGAGCAAGCAGAAAGTCAATCCGATGCTGCCGCCATTCCGGACGAGTCTTTGAAGTTAAATGAAGAACCAGACAAGAAAACACCGACTGACGAGGACGAAGCGTTGGATGAGGAAAAACAGGAAGCGTCCTGCTCAGCTCCTGCAGTCAATGAATGGGAAGATTTTAATGTG GACGAGCTGCAGTCTCTCGAGAGTTCTCTGCTGGTGGAGCAGAGCAATCTGAAAGAGCAGAAACAGCAGCAGGAGAGAATGGCCAACACTGTCACAGGTCAAATGTACCTGGAGAGCCAG GAGCTCTTACGACTGTTCGGCATTCCGTTCCTGGTGGCACCGATGGAGGCCGAAGCGCAGTGTGCCGCACTCGACCGAGCAGACCAAACCAACGGGACGATCACTGACGACTCGGACGTTTGGCTGTTTGGAGGACGGCATGTTTACAAGAACTTCTTCAGCCAGAATAAATATGTGGAGCACTACCAGTACAGTGACCTGCAGAACCAACTGG GTTTGGACAGGACCAAACTGATAAATCTGGCTTACCTGCTTGGAAGTGATTACACCGAGGGCGTGCCTGGGGTCGGGTTTGTGACTGGCATGGAAATCCTGAATGAATTCCCTGGACCTGGGCTGGAGCCACTCACACAATTCAG AATGTGGTGGTCGGAGGCTCAAGAGAAAAAGCGTTTGACTGCTGATCCTCGGGACACAAAAGTGAAAAAGAAGCTGAGGGAGCTGAAACTTCAGCCTGGATTCCCAAACCCTTCGGTGGCTCAGGCTTACCTGCAGCCTGCTGTGGACGAGTCAGACAGCTCGTTCAGTTGGGGACGTCCTCAGCTGGACATGATCAAAGAATATCCTTACGCTCTTGgttaa
- the mettl21e gene encoding methyltransferase like 21e → MSRNQKQRLNSALFSCVILSSHLIMESQECEESSKTGEEDPAVDEELAKAILARQFHPSLIGPETWEGYMFSGLEIRIKESTDLYGAVLWPSAMVLCHFLETNRDKYNLMDKNVIELGAGTGLVSIVSSLLGAKVTSTDLPDVLGNLQYNVTCNTKGRCKYTPLVTELVWGSEVEQKFPQRTHYFDYILAADVVYAHPYLDQLLDTFIHLCQADTQILWTMRFRLDPENSFVDRFREHFHLEELYDLPSLSIKLYRAWRRDKRTKDQ, encoded by the exons ATGAGCAGAAACCAAAAACAACGCTTGAATTCCGCACTATTCTCGTGTGTGATCTTGTCCTCTCATTTGATCATGGAGTCTCAGGAGTGTGAGGAGAGCTCCAAGACTGGAGAGGAAG ATCCTGCTGTGGATGAAGAACTCGCCAAAGCCATTTTAGCCCGCCAGTTCCACCCTTCACTCATCGGCCCGGAGACGTGGGAGGGTTACATGTTCTCTGGCCTGGAGATCCGAATAAAAGAATCGACAGATCTCTACGGAGCTGTACTCTGGCCCTCG GCTATGGTGTTGTGTCACTTCCTGGAGACCAACCGTGACAAGTACAACCTGATGGACAAGAACGTGATAGAACTCGGCGCAGGAACTGGTCTTGTCTCTATTGTTTCCAGTCTTTTAG GTGCTAAGGTCACTTCTACAGACCTCCCTGATGTGCTTGGGAACCTCCAGTACAACGTTACTTGCAACACAAAAGGACGGTGCAAATACACACCCCTG GTTACCGAGCTGGTCTGGGGCTCAGAGGTGGAGCAGAAGTTCCCGCAACGCACTCACTATTTCGACTACATCCTGGCTGCAGACGTGGTGTACGCCCACCCCTACCTGGACCAGCTGTTGGACACGTTCATCCACCTGTGTCAGGCGGACACCCAGATCCTGTGGACCATGCGTTTCCGCCTCGACCCAGAAAACAGCTTTGTGGATCGCTTCAGGGAACACTTCCATCTGGAGGAACTGTACGACCTCCCCAGTCTGAGCATTAAACTGTATCGTGCCTGGAGGAGAGATAAGAGGACCAAGGATCAATAA